Proteins found in one Actinokineospora alba genomic segment:
- a CDS encoding GH92 family glycosyl hydrolase, giving the protein MDDIDPFIGTAPTALPPAQGLAATWWWPKAQIGNTHPGAVSPLGMVSACAYSGAYPTGYGLYTKNTEGLPDQMFDHPQASGFTHFQQSGTGAIRKYYNYVRVTPMVQPLDTLGQSWPLHDETAEAGYYAATLDPGIRCEITVGAKVAVHRYTFPEHRGARVVVDLSCGGLAIDHGRTVPLRAHVESLGHGRAQGTVVVEGVPLSVYIEVDSPDWRQMVWHDRRLIEGGTRLDFDRIRQTTLRPFGLLFIGQAAAGQSVEVRIGFSLRGCEQARENLRRECGEAPQAFDTIKAHTQAKWRDHVGRIEVEGGSPARRQVFATALYHSLVKPCFGDDESPFWPTSGPFAFDVCTMWDIYKTQLPLLMAICPDRAVDLLESLIRVCEEEGNFPIGYRMARGADRFFRQASALTHTALADAHAIGLGDLDWNWALVHMVDDLRRMYGEDFYEHGVVHPISHTLDLAYAYHCTSGVARAMNDVPLAKQLDERALLWPNAFDPATGLLHDSSFYEGGKWNYSFRLMHDMAGRIALAGGDEKFVAMLDAFFGYGAARVVQPGHRPDAAQMAVGYALNRFEGLNNEPDMEAPWSYHYAGRPDRTAEVVHAALTWQFGTGPGGLPGNDDSGGLSSWYVWASLGLFPVAGQSLFLVNAPAFARSTIHVGDKDFVIETSGHRETPISSDGLDRVPPPQYVQSARLNGKPLEVTHLSASDVHAGGTLHLELGPEPSRWGRATRPPSLSTGVGP; this is encoded by the coding sequence GTGGACGACATCGATCCCTTCATCGGAACGGCCCCGACCGCGCTGCCCCCGGCGCAGGGTCTGGCGGCCACCTGGTGGTGGCCGAAAGCGCAGATCGGCAACACCCACCCGGGGGCCGTCTCCCCGCTGGGCATGGTGTCGGCCTGCGCCTACTCGGGCGCCTACCCCACGGGTTACGGCCTCTACACGAAGAACACCGAGGGCCTGCCGGACCAGATGTTCGACCACCCGCAGGCCTCCGGGTTCACCCACTTCCAGCAGTCCGGCACCGGCGCCATCCGCAAGTACTACAACTATGTGCGGGTCACCCCGATGGTGCAGCCGCTCGACACCCTCGGCCAGTCTTGGCCGCTGCACGACGAGACCGCCGAGGCCGGGTACTACGCGGCCACCCTCGACCCCGGCATCCGGTGCGAGATCACGGTCGGCGCCAAGGTCGCCGTCCACCGGTACACCTTCCCCGAGCACCGCGGCGCCCGGGTGGTCGTCGACCTGTCCTGTGGCGGGCTGGCGATCGACCACGGCCGCACGGTGCCGCTGCGCGCGCACGTGGAGAGCCTCGGCCACGGCCGCGCGCAGGGCACGGTGGTCGTCGAGGGTGTGCCGCTGTCGGTGTACATCGAGGTCGACAGCCCGGACTGGCGGCAGATGGTCTGGCACGACCGCAGGCTGATCGAGGGCGGCACCCGGCTCGACTTCGACCGCATCCGCCAGACCACGCTGCGCCCCTTCGGTTTGCTCTTCATCGGACAGGCCGCGGCCGGGCAGAGCGTCGAGGTGCGGATCGGCTTCTCGCTGCGCGGCTGCGAGCAGGCACGGGAGAACCTGCGCCGTGAGTGCGGGGAGGCGCCGCAGGCCTTCGACACCATCAAGGCGCACACCCAGGCCAAGTGGCGTGACCACGTCGGCCGGATCGAGGTCGAGGGCGGGTCGCCCGCGCGGCGCCAGGTGTTCGCCACCGCGCTGTACCACTCGCTGGTCAAGCCGTGTTTCGGCGACGACGAGAGCCCGTTCTGGCCGACGTCGGGCCCGTTCGCGTTCGACGTCTGCACGATGTGGGACATCTACAAGACCCAGCTGCCGCTGCTGATGGCGATCTGCCCGGACCGGGCGGTCGACCTGCTGGAGTCGCTGATCCGGGTCTGCGAGGAGGAGGGCAACTTCCCCATCGGCTACAGGATGGCCCGCGGCGCGGACCGGTTCTTCCGGCAGGCCAGCGCCCTGACCCACACCGCGCTGGCCGACGCGCACGCCATCGGACTCGGTGACCTGGACTGGAACTGGGCGCTGGTGCACATGGTCGACGACCTGCGCCGGATGTACGGCGAGGACTTCTATGAGCACGGCGTCGTGCACCCGATCTCGCACACCCTCGACCTCGCCTACGCCTACCACTGCACGTCCGGCGTCGCCCGCGCGATGAACGACGTGCCGCTCGCCAAGCAGCTCGACGAACGGGCTCTCCTGTGGCCCAACGCTTTCGACCCGGCCACCGGCCTGCTGCACGACTCGTCGTTCTACGAGGGAGGCAAGTGGAACTACTCGTTCCGGCTCATGCACGACATGGCCGGGAGGATCGCGTTGGCGGGCGGTGACGAGAAGTTCGTCGCCATGCTGGACGCGTTCTTCGGCTACGGCGCGGCCCGGGTGGTGCAGCCCGGCCACCGGCCCGACGCGGCGCAGATGGCCGTCGGATACGCGCTGAACCGGTTCGAGGGGCTGAACAACGAGCCCGACATGGAGGCCCCGTGGTCCTACCACTACGCGGGTCGACCGGACCGCACCGCCGAGGTCGTGCACGCGGCGCTCACCTGGCAGTTCGGCACCGGCCCGGGCGGGCTGCCGGGCAACGACGACTCGGGCGGGCTCAGCAGCTGGTACGTGTGGGCCTCACTTGGCCTGTTCCCGGTCGCCGGGCAGAGCCTGTTCCTCGTCAACGCCCCGGCGTTCGCCCGATCCACGATCCATGTGGGAGACAAGGACTTCGTCATCGAGACCAGCGGACACCGCGAGACACCGATCAGCTCCGACGGGCTCGACCGGGTGCCACCGCCGCAGTA